Genomic segment of Coturnix japonica isolate 7356 chromosome 24, Coturnix japonica 2.1, whole genome shotgun sequence:
CCCAGCCATTTCGTAGCCATTGCAAACTGCAGATGGCTGCACATCCTAAGCACGGCTGGTACAAGATTAGTTTGGTTATTGTTACTTTATaatgggcagggtcaccaaccagcagcccaggctgcccagagccacatccagcctggccttgaatgcctgcagagatggggcatccacagcctccttgggcaacctgttccagtgcatcaccaccctctgagtgacAAAAAATGATGTAAGTGAACCTGCAgtctttatattattttatactgTGTGGTTAGGAGTGAAAAATTATCCCTCTTATTGCTTCCGTGCCGTCTTCAACTGACTGAGACAGGCAATGAGCTATTTTACAGTGGCAACAGATTGTTGTAATGTTTCCAGCCACAGCTGATCACCCTCTGTTGGCATTAACATTACAGTATCACTCTGGTTGTGTTTACTTACTGGGAGTTCTAATGTTAAATAGATCACAcgggcaaaaaagaaaagcaaacatctaGTAAAAGCAAACTAAACCCAGAGACATGAGTGTAAAGGCAGATCCTAAATATGTGCTTCCAACAGCAATGGGTGTGAAAGGAACAGAGGGGTCAGAGTAGCCAAATTCTGGGTTAttcttgtatatttttaactgaaCCTACTTCCTTTGATGTGATCCTCTGACAAACACAAATAGCCATAGACCTTAAGAAGAGCTTGGGTTGGGTTGAATGACTGAATGCCATAGGATGGTCACAGAGCCATTCAGATGGCACCATCACTTGTAAGGAGcgtgctgctgtctgcagaacaCTGATCTTTGTGTTGGGTTTCTGAGTTCAAGCTGTTCCTTCTTACTAGGACTGTCTCTTTCTTGCTATGCACATGGCAGGGCCTCTCTTTGCATTAACTGTGGCATCTAGATACACTGGATGATCTGCCCAGGGGCATCTCTCATTCATCATTCATGCTGACACTACAAGAGAATGACAAGCTGTGCTTGGAGGATTTTCTGTTCAAAGAGTGAGAAGGGCATTCGGAGcatgagctctgcagcaccattTGGATaccagtgctttgcttttctaaCAGCTCCCAAAGTTTGGACAATTTCTGCTTTCCCCTTGTTCCCAGGCTAAGAACCCACATGCTTAAACCCTCAAACAGTGAGGAAACTTCTCATACAGCGCAGTAATTTATTATCCCCCTGCTTAACAGAATTAACTTATCAGCCCATAGGCAGGCATAACATGATTGAGTTTAATTTCTCTTGGGATTACATTCTCAAGCCTCTCTCCTGCCTGAAGTGAAGTTTTATGTTAGTGGGGcatgtttttttgggggggtggaaGGAGAAGTTATCTGGTTCCATGCTGAGCAGCCTTTGGAAACAAGCTTTAGCGGTACAGACTGCATGACTTTTGGCAGAATAAATCCAGTAAGACAAGCAAGCTGGAGAATCTGAGCTTGCAGCAAGCTTTGCAGGAGTGCTGCTTTAATGGTTTCCTACTTTTAGGTCTGAGAAACCTCTTGTTTATCATTGCTACAGATATTGCCTACCTAAGCAAGAGCTGTGGTTTATCAGCCTTCTAAGTAATAGGAAAACACTACAGGTGcctcttttctttgcagcacaTGGAATCTTAAGTAAGGGAGGGAGTGGTTGGAAAGTCTGACTTATAGGGTGCTTTGTCAGCTGAAATGCAGTTGGATGGAGGAAAGTTCAGGTGTTTTAAGAAGGCTTATCCTATTCCCAGAGTACTTTCTTCAAAGCATGGAGTAACATCCATCATGTGTCAACCCATTTAGCATATTCAGCTCTCAACCCCTCAGCTGCATGCATGAAAACATAAGGGAAGTCATCAATGTGAtgtatttcagcttcttcctcAGCACCATTTAAAGTGCAGATCCTCAGGCACATTATAGAACATTCAAGAGTTCCAGCATGCCTTCATAGCCCCCTCCCACATTTACATCTGGGCACGTTAGTTCAGGTGGTCATCAAGTAAGAGGACTTCAGCATAGTTTGCCACTTTTTTATAAGAAGGGCTCAACAattaaaacacatccaggatGTTTTTGCCAtgatcttaaaatattttattggtATTATAAAGTTATGAACATTAAAAGTCAGTAGATTTAAACCGCAATACACTGACTTCTGCATTCTGATCAAGACTACATTTAAGTTCAGCACAAAGAGCACAGATCGTATGAGCACTTCAACTAttacaagaaatacaaagaacaaaCCAGAGTATTATTTCATTGCCTCCTGATGAAGACGTGTTCAACACCTGCAAAATACAGTCACTAAACATGCAAGTAGAAAAGGAGGGAGTTGAAACATTTGACTTAGAGGTGGCAGTGGAAGTGGCTGTGAGCCACAGAAGGCATTTAGCTGTGCCAGGTTAGAGGAGCTTTGGCCTATTCTGTTCCCAGACTCTTAAGACTTTGAAGTGAAACCCCCTATCACTATACAACACTGGGGGATGCAGTGCTCAGCATTCCTTTAGTGAAACCACTGTTGAAGTGAATCACTGCTCTCCCAGTATAGCAAGATCTCCTGAAAATCAGCtactaaagaaacaaaaagcgCAACCAAGATATAATCCAGGAGAATATCTAGAAACATCTATTGCACACCTCACACATCTCTTTAACAAAGTCTGAAGTCCAGGacacacttgaaaaaaaaaaaacaacaaaacattggGTTCAAAAGGCCGagataattgcttttttttggCTGAAATTCCTAAAGGCACTGAATACCAAACCACCGATCCTCACATCTCTCaagcttcagcattttcagcCTGTACATCTCCTCCACTCCCAGGCACTTCATACAGCAAGGGTACAGCACTGAGAAACTcagcttcttcctctgcagGAACCTGAGCACAAACCAGTTCttctggaggctgcagcatTTGTTGCACAGCCCTTTCCTGTGGCTCTGCCTCATCTGCTGGAGTTTCTAGCTTGTATTCCCTGTTCTCTTCACTTTCCATTGTGTCACTGAAGACTTCATCTTCATCACTGAAAACCTCGCTCAGTTCAGCAGATTCTGCGCAGCTTTGGCTCTGCATCTCTTGTGCAGCTGGAACACCGGACTGAATCTCTTGCTGTAAGAAGTCAAGCAGCTGGTTGGATGGCTTTGGAGACTGCCCTCCTGGATACAGGGCTTCCTGAGGCACCACAGAAGTAGAGTGCATCTCAACCACAGCATTCACTACAGCTTCTGATGGATCCACTATATTCTCAGTCTCCTCTGTAGCCTGCACGTTCATTAGAGAAACAGCCTTTGCAAGAGATGTAATCCAAACACTCTCAGCGACTTGAGTACTTCCTTCAGCAAGGCCAGCCCCAtctgcctgctctgcctgcccagCAGGAAGGTTcatttcagcctcttctgccATCTTTTGCACAGCATAGATTGCCAAGTCCCATCCTGTTAAACTCTCATCAGTCTCCATATGAGGCTTGGTCTCAAAGTCTTGACCAGCTTCAGTTCCCCATGTGCTTTCCATGAGCTcgagaatatttatttcctggGGAGTTATTCCAGCACATGGGCCATCCTcactgccagccccagcctgtTCAGCAGGCTGTTCTATATCTGCAACAAGCTTCAGATCCTGAGCTGTGTGCACAGCCAGCTGGGCCTCATCGTGAGGAATAGGTTTTATTTCCCCATCTGTATTACATGCGTTCTCTCTTTCTTGCTGATCCGGGACTTCAGCCTCTTCTTTGGTCTCCTTGTCTGAGGACGTCATCAAGAAATCCA
This window contains:
- the LOC107324086 gene encoding uncharacterized protein LOC107324086, translating into MGSNLSMPICCETCGSYKKQEEANEETSETKPILHTSGDTSAHTDMQPSQPALEASERISEEVQSLCWDQQLSADIAEESMETCYPVDPMGMTEEWKAALSSVDFLMTSSDKETKEEAEVPDQQERENACNTDGEIKPIPHDEAQLAVHTAQDLKLVADIEQPAEQAGAGSEDGPCAGITPQEINILELMESTWGTEAGQDFETKPHMETDESLTGWDLAIYAVQKMAEEAEMNLPAGQAEQADGAGLAEGSTQVAESVWITSLAKAVSLMNVQATEETENIVDPSEAVVNAVVEMHSTSVVPQEALYPGGQSPKPSNQLLDFLQQEIQSGVPAAQEMQSQSCAESAELSEVFSDEDEVFSDTMESEENREYKLETPADEAEPQERAVQQMLQPPEELVCAQVPAEEEAEFLSAVPLLYEVPGSGGDVQAENAEA